In the genome of Balneolaceae bacterium, one region contains:
- a CDS encoding glycosyltransferase family 39 protein produces MSDPVKITSTDYGRQIFWMAWGTRLLFMAAIVMVAELTWDRPFYVGAVDATRYHRVASEISQLLAAGNFQQVFPHLAGEYLEHTDNYGVPFVLGFVYTFTGSSVIVAKVFMTLMGAGTAFFSYKTAKLITDESTARLAGILIAFFPLSLFYSSVILKEEFVVFLSMVGIFLLTKSVVKGRIKLWELAVLISSVSILFLFRTAAGALMVSLVVGIYFMNRIKGSVLISLSMSTIIILGFFYFIDAFGEVDYYVERVSGVFDYSEARIRSIAQENTMASIVGIPTFVVLSFIAPFPSMVYLPLGNPST; encoded by the coding sequence GTGTCAGATCCGGTAAAAATTACTTCAACCGATTATGGCCGGCAGATCTTCTGGATGGCGTGGGGTACAAGGCTGTTGTTCATGGCCGCCATTGTGATGGTTGCAGAACTCACCTGGGACCGGCCGTTTTATGTGGGAGCAGTAGATGCAACCCGATATCACAGGGTAGCTTCTGAAATTTCACAACTGTTGGCAGCCGGCAACTTTCAACAGGTTTTCCCGCATCTGGCTGGTGAATATTTGGAACATACCGACAACTATGGTGTCCCGTTTGTATTGGGTTTCGTTTATACGTTTACCGGGTCATCAGTCATTGTCGCTAAAGTGTTTATGACGTTGATGGGAGCGGGAACAGCCTTTTTTTCTTATAAAACGGCCAAATTAATAACCGATGAATCTACTGCGAGACTTGCCGGAATACTGATCGCCTTTTTCCCCTTATCACTATTTTACAGCTCCGTAATTCTGAAAGAGGAATTTGTGGTCTTTCTCTCCATGGTGGGTATTTTTCTGCTGACGAAAAGCGTTGTGAAGGGCAGGATCAAACTCTGGGAACTTGCTGTTTTGATCTCCTCTGTCTCCATTCTGTTTCTGTTTCGAACGGCTGCCGGGGCGCTGATGGTCTCGCTCGTGGTGGGGATATATTTCATGAATCGCATAAAGGGCAGTGTACTGATCTCTTTAAGTATGAGTACAATTATCATATTGGGTTTTTTCTACTTCATCGATGCGTTTGGGGAAGTTGATTACTACGTAGAACGTGTTTCGGGTGTTTTTGACTACTCAGAAGCCCGAATCAGGAGTATTGCTCAAGAGAATACAATGGCCTCCATTGTGGGCATTCCAACCTTTGTGGTTCTCTCTTTTATAGCCCCTTTTCCATCCATGGTCTATTTGCCGCTTGGGAACCCTTCCACATGA
- a CDS encoding glycosyltransferase: MAPENLSSDKITPLCLGVKNTKLLGKARKIYLDGKVKKDIDVYGRYGNQTHSQPYREKVVNILNGADFGFVGGFNKVITPEYLKELQRSKISVEVPGFGVLSYRLFESMALGAVVICKKIPITFPNPMIDGVHFVQIKPDLSDLVKKCNMLLEDESLRHFISVNAMKFYDVNFSPDSVARRIINTVIEFLKNE; this comes from the coding sequence ATGGCTCCTGAAAATTTAAGTTCTGATAAAATAACGCCTCTTTGTTTGGGGGTGAAAAATACAAAACTCCTTGGGAAGGCAAGGAAAATTTATTTAGATGGTAAAGTTAAAAAAGATATAGATGTATACGGTAGATATGGCAATCAAACTCATAGCCAGCCATACAGAGAAAAAGTAGTTAATATTTTAAATGGCGCTGATTTTGGATTTGTAGGAGGTTTCAATAAAGTAATTACACCTGAGTACTTAAAAGAATTACAACGGTCAAAAATATCTGTTGAAGTACCAGGTTTTGGTGTATTGTCGTATCGATTATTCGAATCGATGGCCCTTGGTGCAGTTGTTATATGCAAAAAAATTCCAATAACATTTCCTAATCCAATGATTGATGGAGTTCACTTTGTTCAAATAAAACCGGATTTGTCAGATCTGGTAAAGAAGTGTAATATGTTATTGGAAGATGAATCACTTCGTCATTTCATATCTGTAAATGCCATGAAATTTTATGATGTGAACTTTTCTCCTGACAGTGTAGCAAGGCGTATTATAAATACAGTAATCGAATTTTTAAAAAATGAGTAG
- a CDS encoding CapA family protein — MPKLFLTGDILPADRQHTLGIGTGSKFRQTGGEHWYTFFEQFDKNDSILFGNLEAPLVSSTIKNQCNKDFFAGDETFSKWLSRAGFDVVSVANNHILEFGEAGFHHTVQALQNDGIETVGIFDDLHGSNLSIIKKENCTFGFAAFNAVHDIQNDDCYASLSEKAVKHAIDGLRKREVDLICLSFHWGNEYIHIPSWEQVQLARKAIDWGADLIIGHHPHVVQPVEQYKQGWILYSLGNFIFDMNWSRNV; from the coding sequence ATGCCAAAACTTTTTCTAACCGGTGATATTCTTCCTGCCGACCGCCAGCATACATTGGGAATTGGCACCGGCAGTAAATTCCGACAAACCGGGGGCGAGCATTGGTACACTTTTTTTGAACAGTTCGATAAAAATGATTCCATTCTGTTTGGCAACCTCGAGGCTCCCCTGGTCAGCTCAACTATAAAAAATCAATGTAATAAAGATTTTTTTGCAGGGGATGAAACTTTCAGCAAGTGGTTGTCCAGGGCCGGGTTTGATGTTGTTTCTGTTGCCAACAATCACATCCTGGAATTTGGAGAAGCCGGTTTTCATCATACCGTTCAGGCATTACAAAACGATGGGATTGAAACAGTCGGCATTTTTGATGATCTCCATGGATCGAACCTTTCCATTATAAAAAAAGAGAATTGTACTTTTGGATTTGCAGCGTTTAATGCTGTACATGATATTCAAAATGATGACTGTTATGCCTCACTTTCAGAAAAGGCCGTTAAACATGCTATTGACGGTTTGAGAAAACGTGAGGTCGATTTAATTTGCCTCAGTTTCCATTGGGGTAATGAGTATATCCATATTCCCTCATGGGAACAGGTTCAGCTTGCCCGGAAAGCGATTGATTGGGGCGCGGACCTGATTATTGGCCACCATCCGCATGTTGTTCAGCCCGTAGAACAGTATAAACAGGGATGGATCCTGTACAGCCTTGGAAATTTTATTTTTGACATGAACTGGTCCCGAAACGTTTAA
- a CDS encoding glycosyltransferase yields MFWDHFGDGPLMDDLKKVITEKIYDKAIVKLHGIIPNKEVMEHYRTMPVDLFVNVSSSEGIPVSIMEAQSAGVPVLATDVGGTSEIVNEENGWLISKDARPDEISNILREIISNRSILSKKRLAAKRNWEENFNADTNYREFAKTLTEL; encoded by the coding sequence ATATTCTGGGACCATTTTGGTGACGGGCCTTTAATGGATGATCTGAAAAAGGTCATTACCGAAAAGATATATGATAAGGCAATCGTGAAACTTCACGGAATTATACCCAATAAAGAAGTGATGGAACACTATCGAACGATGCCGGTGGACTTGTTTGTGAATGTAAGCAGTTCCGAGGGAATCCCGGTCTCTATTATGGAAGCTCAGTCTGCGGGAGTTCCGGTTCTTGCTACAGATGTGGGGGGAACTTCTGAAATTGTAAATGAAGAAAACGGGTGGCTGATTTCAAAGGATGCAAGGCCAGATGAGATTTCCAACATTTTGAGAGAAATTATCTCCAACAGGAGCATTCTCTCTAAAAAAAGGCTGGCCGCAAAGAGAAACTGGGAAGAAAATTTTAATGCAGATACGAACTACCGGGAATTTGCGAAAACCCTGACAGAGCTGTAG
- a CDS encoding methyltransferase domain-containing protein, whose product MPAVIKWPSSGCRLRENAYKEFIMMNSEVSKYSGLDIEGAINYDDSVKPDYTWDGLKMPFQSNLFDCAIATEVLEHCPDPDIILNEVFRVLKNQSHLFLTIPFLWPLHEVPNDQYRYTPFSLQKHLEEAGFAEIKIRPLGGWHAAMAQMLGLWVIRAPFSLMQRRFLKLLAIPFYKYLVKIDTKPKTFTEGSMITGLAAVAYKNDYTIKVDEVSKQ is encoded by the coding sequence ATGCCTGCCGTTATTAAATGGCCATCTTCTGGATGCAGGCTGCGGGAAAATGCCTATAAAGAGTTCATTATGATGAATTCAGAAGTTTCCAAGTATTCAGGACTTGATATCGAAGGTGCAATAAATTACGATGATTCAGTGAAACCAGACTATACCTGGGATGGTTTGAAAATGCCCTTCCAGAGTAATCTATTTGACTGTGCAATTGCAACAGAAGTTCTTGAGCATTGCCCAGATCCTGACATTATTTTGAATGAAGTTTTCAGGGTTTTAAAAAATCAATCGCACCTGTTTTTAACTATACCGTTTTTGTGGCCGTTACACGAAGTGCCAAATGATCAGTACAGATATACACCTTTTTCATTGCAAAAGCATTTAGAAGAGGCAGGTTTTGCTGAAATAAAAATACGCCCTCTTGGTGGCTGGCATGCAGCAATGGCACAAATGTTAGGTTTATGGGTTATAAGAGCTCCTTTCAGTCTGATGCAGAGAAGATTTTTGAAATTATTAGCAATTCCTTTTTACAAATATCTGGTCAAAATAGATACCAAGCCCAAAACTTTTACAGAAGGTAGTATGATTACGGGATTGGCGGCAGTTGCCTACAAAAATGATTACACTATAAAAGTAGATGAAGTATCTAAACAATAA